CGAAGGAGCCTTTCACAAGGCCATCAAAGCCGCCAACGCCTACCACGAACTGAAGGACAAACCCTACCTCGTCTGGAAGCTGCCGGAGAGTCCGCCACCCGATCTCGATCTACGGCCGCGCCGCAAGTCCTGACGACCAACCCACGCCGCCGGCAGATTATTGGATCGCGGAGTTTTGCCATTGCCCTCGCGACCCTCGCGACCTACGTTGACTCGCAACATCGGCTGATATACATGCTGATCGTGAGGAAGAGGATCGCCCGCAGGCCTGCGGGCTTTTTTTGCGCGCGGCGCTGACCAAGCGGTTAAGATCTCATGCACACGCACATTGGACTCGCCTACGCCTTCCAGCTGCTCATCATCATTGGGCTCCTGGTTTCGGTGGCGTTTTATCTTATCGGTTACTTCGAAGCGCGCCGTTTCTTTCGCCAAAGTGTGCGGGCCACCGGGCACAACGGCCGAGGACAAAAGCGTCCGGGAGTCACCATCCTCAAACCACTCAAAGGGTTGGACGTCTATCTCTACGAAAACCTCTCGAGCTTTTGCACCCAGGATTATCCCACCTTGCAGATTGTTTTTGGCGTGGCCGACGGCGACGACCCGGCGGTGCAGGTCGTGCGCCGGCTGCAGGCGGCACATCCGTCGCTCAACATCGATCTGGTGATCGACCGCCGCGTGTACGGCACCAATTACAAGGTCAGCAATCTCTACAACATGTACCGCGTCGCCAAACACGAGGTCATCCTGATCGCGGACAGTGACATTCGGGTCAAACGCGACTACGTACGGCGCATCGTGGCTGGTTTAGCAGACCCGCAAGTCGGCTTGGTGACTTGCTTGTACCGCGCCGTGAACACCGGTGGTCTGCCGACCTTGGTAGAAACGCTCTTCATCAACACCGACTTTGTCCCCATGGTGCTGATGGCGCGAGTGGTGGAAAAGCCCAGCTATGCGTTCGGGGCGACCATGGCGATGCGCCGATCGACCCTCGACGAGATCGGCGGCTTTCTCCCGCTGGCGAGCCACCTGGCCGATGACTACCACCTCGGCAACCGGATCGCCGCACGCGGCTACCGGCTGGCGCTGTCTGATGTGGTGGTGGAAACCGTCCTGGGCGTTGGGAAATGGAAGCGGCTGTTCGACCATCAGTTGCGCTGGGCGCGCACCTATCGGAACTGCCGGCCGGGCGGCTACTTCGGCAGCATCATGACCCACGGCACACTGTGGGCAACCCTCAACCTCATGTACCACCACTTCAGCCCGGGAGCCTGCACGGTGGCTGCGCTTGTGTACGGGCTGCGCATCGCTACCGCGAGCGCGATATGCAACCGCCACCTCGGCGCACCGTTGAATTTCGGCCACGCGCTTCTGGTCCCCGTGAAGGATCTTTTTGTCTCCCTTGTCTGGTTGCTTTGTTTCCTCGGCGACACCGTGCACTGGAGCGGCTTCAAGTTCCGCGTGATGAAGGACGGCCGGATGATCCAGCTGTCACCGCCTGCCACCGTCGAACCCAGCTTGATCGGGTACCCGTCGGTCCAAGAAGAGCAGGACCGGCACCCCGCCCCCCCTCTGACAGCGAGAGATTTGGGGACTAGTCCTCGGTGAGGTCTCCGAGGCGTTTTCCCTTCCGAGCCCGCGCTCTTGCCGCTTCCACGATCTCGCGCGTGACGGGATCCATGCGCGCCATTCCAAGCCGCAGGAGGGACGGCCACAGCAAGCGCAGCATCCTGGCGATGACAAGTTGAGGGTTGCGCCTGGGCACCGTGATTTCGTAACGCCGCTTCTCGATTGCCTCGAAAATGGCCGCCGTCACCATCTCCGGCGGATACTTGCGCCCACCATAGGCGACCGGCTCGTCCTCTTTGAGCCAAATTTCGGTATCGATGGGACCTGGGTTTATGAGCGCCACATGGATATTCGATCCGGCGAGATCGTTCCACAGCCCTTCAGTAAAGCCGCTGACGGCCGCCTTGGACGCCGCGTACACCGCTTCGCTCGGAGGAACCACCTTGGCGACAAAAGACGAGACGTTGACGATCGTGCCCCCACCGTCGCGCAGCATGGAGGGAATGGCGGCCAGCGTCGTCCACAGGCAGGACATGAAATTCACCCGCATGACGTAATCCGCTTCATCCGCCGAGATGTGGTAGATCCGCTTGTGCTTGGGCACG
This sequence is a window from Candidatus Binatia bacterium. Protein-coding genes within it:
- the hpnI gene encoding bacteriohopanetetrol glucosamine biosynthesis glycosyltransferase HpnI, which gives rise to MHTHIGLAYAFQLLIIIGLLVSVAFYLIGYFEARRFFRQSVRATGHNGRGQKRPGVTILKPLKGLDVYLYENLSSFCTQDYPTLQIVFGVADGDDPAVQVVRRLQAAHPSLNIDLVIDRRVYGTNYKVSNLYNMYRVAKHEVILIADSDIRVKRDYVRRIVAGLADPQVGLVTCLYRAVNTGGLPTLVETLFINTDFVPMVLMARVVEKPSYAFGATMAMRRSTLDEIGGFLPLASHLADDYHLGNRIAARGYRLALSDVVVETVLGVGKWKRLFDHQLRWARTYRNCRPGGYFGSIMTHGTLWATLNLMYHHFSPGACTVAALVYGLRIATASAICNRHLGAPLNFGHALLVPVKDLFVSLVWLLCFLGDTVHWSGFKFRVMKDGRMIQLSPPATVEPSLIGYPSVQEEQDRHPAPPLTARDLGTSPR
- a CDS encoding SDR family NAD(P)-dependent oxidoreductase, which produces MDYRNRIVIVTGASSGIGYVTAKAFARRGATVVAVARREERLQRLMQECQPHSRASSYLVGDLGERAFAEHVVDDTTVRHGRVDILINNAAVPKHKRIYHISADEADYVMRVNFMSCLWTTLAAIPSMLRDGGGTIVNVSSFVAKVVPPSEAVYAASKAAVSGFTEGLWNDLAGSNIHVALINPGPIDTEIWLKEDEPVAYGGRKYPPEMVTAAIFEAIEKRRYEITVPRRNPQLVIARMLRLLWPSLLRLGMARMDPVTREIVEAARARARKGKRLGDLTED